One Acropora palmata chromosome 2, jaAcrPala1.3, whole genome shotgun sequence genomic window carries:
- the LOC141864287 gene encoding uncharacterized protein LOC141864287 isoform X1 encodes MATRLRQTTMKQKDVRLAINICTDRISDENYKDLSDFKHLRHQDFQVVEEANKPTDTGNTRNIKITLKTEKNFGKAQFFEKVSKAWCSSICNRGDPFWLESAEPAIDTFKYKSNDPKQVLQANSFGFGSFFNRGTYIEHWSSQHDLLLIKDKHIQIEFEHDTKLLVITFLEKDGTQVFNEVRIEMDYRHLETYVVIDNDNDQTSSQKTIKLYIPLQFPPKVFQVVKHGEHTYNKRVTHFLRCYPEVLGSCSVLCLCFPENLQLNKANSPSALIARLSQKSFSCFFGAIKTKPPLRRTEMPTKPDLPEFKITYALECLLSRGYKVRDRLSQKFYDLLEKASDRYKSIRDGRPVTRERICNALYRLVNLVETDRFCPLEDHLNSLLYGEQKHLTAFQFEKPNHYVYVPRLIITPTQRFLIPPELVAENRVIRDYGHESAMRIAFRDEDFSKLSSTHRDSLNEVLQERVVGLLSKYIVIGGRKFEFLACSNSQLRDHGAWLYAVDGEHRAHDIRSSLGRLDEIRCVATYVSRMGQCFSSTKEAVTIDIGEGFKDEKIQDVEVKFNNVFFKCCLKWRSGKYTFSDGIGKISLALARTVADNLDLDPIPSAYQIRFGGCKGMLAIDPRIRGGNFREILQYRESMRKFDSNHCVLEICETSKPNLLYLNRQCIILLSGLGVPDDVFIGLQDEMLRYLASILLFESVALETLRRITIPGGLKFALLSRSGIKVTQEPFFRSLLHAVYKSRLGDLLRRARIAIPETHGRLLMGVMDETGSLKYGQVFVRYSKFVSEPGKELEILQGRVVISKNPCFHPGDMRTFQAVDVEALHHLVDCVVFPATGHRPHPNEMSGSDLDGDKYFVTWLDKLVPTRRNEEAMDFTAPKKKTIEGKVEVSHMIEFVSDYIKNDQLGIIANAHLVHADCDEKGIFSTECIKLAHMHSDAVDFPKTGECPTLPKELRPDQYPDFMMNPRKPQYKSNRILGKLFRKCHSLDRAQRFSASDSSGAFITPDEDLKVRGYERYLEDAEASRKHYNAKLEGLMSLYGLKNEGEVITGCLFRVNTRLSAKTDEKFEAAQMIQASLATLRARTREAFYDEFGGEEAVMEEFEENGSFDDEVMMKASAWYMATYDQVDQPQPLRSSQRDHQTVDARNEIKLISFPWVVDRILAEIKDAKQKERQANGIQQEQTLNVVEDLITEQAAYFFKSMQSKIAHDRHLQIDGQRKLQSLIARLSSGSVRVPRLSLFGASLSGISDHNDGRHRFEIYLHFKWNASVPEQRQYLQLLQRSFKKFGDVKITRDVLLHFQRTQGLLKQEYYITADSNKMLTSAYVSLHVQRCPPLLHLLLIIMHWGRRRQINGFHENFFLTDEQLAIIFITFCQKSGFINKLSFDEIKNFASRFLGLESSSQQIEAEDIWNRMVLEENDRHQVRCFRDDVTPGYVLIKFFEHYITTSDNDPLDIRRMANPVNRSEPLLPHLSSEKETIGVFSDAALHAFHEIAQCGGLDCLIASLTTEDTHELTETMTLPNSIRGALRFAEEYVRVKLSQQTSSQITIRPAPNGYILEAKGNYLTLNNVQKELEKLEATCKSYIYDHNVSGGTRFLFLNQRAAEDPVEFKPLNSQFAVNLKCISYSTEDKAETKFLNTLSRQLELFQREYLPYIHGSSTLTITAEFGRILAENISFARSTLREVEDMFSENADPRKQSGNANREKSARHKFTPFIDNAGDWSASFPSRKHISTQESFTLGVKVSKNQGLTFVYDKNLTLCDVEIPPINWVVADIKTPRPRDARSHDTDIRITVCSERKLEGDEKQDAMMSADYERFKPDIRKSTRSGSVLELVMEQKEMVLFVRHDKTSVYEVQDSSNFWIEEREVKTYKAKGSRFLSNPRASSEVKICGVFDGKDSANAKKIAQDVWAAAKKLQVQINYNVAVSSTLKRH; translated from the exons ATGGCAACTCGTCTACGACAAACGACGATGAAGCAGAAAGATGTCCGGCTGGCTATAAACATCTGCACGGATAGAATTTCTGATGAGAATTACAAGGACCTAAGCGACTTTAAGCACCTTCGTCACCAAGACTTTCAAGTTGTGGAAGAAGCTAACAAGCCCACTGACACTGGAAATACTCGTAACATCAAAATCACTTTAAAAACAGAGAAGAATTTTGGAAAAGCACAATTTTTTGAGAAGGTGAGCAAGGCTTGGTGTTCATCAATTTGCAATCGCGGCGATCCCTTTTGGCTCGAGTCAGCAGAGCCTGCCATCGATACGTTTAAGTACAAATCGAACGACCCTAAGCAAGTGCTACAAGCAAATTCCTTCGGTTTTGGAAGTTTCTTTAACCGCGGTACCTATATTGAACATTGGAGCAGTCAACATGACCTGTTACTCATTAAAGATAAACATATACAAATCGAGTTTGAGCATGATACAAAACTACTTGTTATCACTTTCTTGGAGAAAGATGGGACCCAAGTATTCAATGAGGTTCGCATCGAAATGGATTACCGTCACCTGGAAACCTACGTTGTTATAGACAACGATAACGACCAAACTTCTTCCCAAAAAACTATAAAGTTATACATTCCTCTTCAGTTTCCGCCAAAAGTATTTCAAG TGGTCAAACATGGGGAACATACTTACAATAAACGAGTCACTCACTTCTTAAGATGCTATCCTGAGGTCCTGGGATCCTGTTCAGTGTTATGCCTGTGTTTCCCAGAGAATTTGCAGTTAAACAAAGCAAATTCACCATCTGCTCTCATTGCTCGGCTCTCACAGAAAA GTTTTTCCTGCTTTTTCGGAGCCATCAAGACAAAACCACCTCTTCGGCGAACAGAAATGCCTACAAAGCCTGATTTGCCTGAATTTAAGATCACCTACGCATTGGAATGTCTTTTGTCGCGAGGCTATAAAGTGCGTGATCGGCTGTCGCAAAAGTTCTATGATTTGCTAGAGAAAGCCTCTGACAGATACAAATCCATCCGTGATGGAAGACCTGTTACTAGAGAGAGAATCTGTAACGCCTTGTATAGATTAGTGAACCTGGTGGAAACTGATCGATTCTGTCCCCTAGAGGACCATCTGAATAGTTTGTTGTACGGAGAACAAAAGCACCTGACGGCATTCCAATTTGAGAAGCCAAATCATTACGTCTACGTACCCCGTCTCATCATCACCCCAACACAGAGGTTTCTCATACCGCCAGAGTTGGTCGCTGAAAATCGCGTCATCCGAGATTATGGACACGAAAGTGCCATGCGCATTGCATTCCGGGACGAAGACTTTTCCAAGCTATCGTCAACCCACAGAGATAGCTTAAATGAAGTATTACAAGAACGTGTTGTTGGCCTTTTGTCAAAGTACATTGTAATCGGTGGTCGCAAGTTCGAGTTCTTAGCATGTTCCAACAGCCAGTTGCGTGACCATGGTGCCTGGTTATATGCAGTAGATGGTGAACACAGAGCCCATGACATAAGATCCTCTCTGGGAAGATTGGATGAAATAAGATGCGTGGCTACTTATGTATCACGAATGGGGCAATGTTTTTCCTCTACAAAGGAAGCTGTCACTATCGACATTGGAGAAGGATTTAAGGACGAAAAAATACAAGATGTTGAAGTGAAGTTCAACAACGTGTTCTTCAAATGCTGTCTAAAATGGAGATCTGGGAAGTACACTTTTAGCGATGGCATTGGAAAAATAAGCCTCGCGTTGGCAAGAACA GTCGCAGACAACCTCGATCTGGATCCCATTCCATCAGCATATCAGATTCGTTTCGGCGGCTGTAAGGGAATGTTAGCAATAGACCCGCGTATTCGAGGTGGAAATTTTCGAGAAATTCTGCAATACCGTGAAAGTATGAGAAAGTTTGACTCAAATCACTGTGTGCTGGAAATCTGTGAAACAAGCAAACCAA ACCTGTTGTACCTAAACCGTCAGTGCATTATCCTCTTGAGCGGTCTAGGAGTCCCTGATGACGTCTTCATTGGTTTACAAGATGAAATGCTCCGTTACCTTGCTTCAATATTGCTGTTTGAGTCTGTAGCTTTAGAGACCCTTCGACGTATTACTATCCCTGGAGGGTTGAAATTTGCTCTCTTGTCACGCAGTGGTATAAAAGTCACACAAGAACCGTTTTTTCGTTCGTTGCTCCATGCTGTTTACAAAAGTCGATTGGGGGACCTGTTGAGAAGAGCTCGTATTGCTATCCCAGAGACTCATGGGCGATTGCTGATGGGTGTTATGGATGAAACTGGATCTCTGAAGTACGGACAGGTTTTTGTTCGCTACTCAAAATTTGTCAGTGAACCAGGAAAAGAGTTAGAAATACTTCAGGGCCGAGTAGTCATTAGCAAGAATCCATGCTTTCACCCAG GGGACATGCGCACTTTTCAAGCAGTTGACGTGGAAGCCTTGCATCACTTAGTCGATTGCGTCGTGTTTCCCGCCACAGGTCATCGGCCGCATCCTAATGAAATGTCGGGCTCAGACCTCGACGGtgacaaatattttgtaacaTGGCTCGATAAACTAGTCCCAACAAGAAGGAATGAAGAAGCAATGGATTTCACTGctccaaagaagaaaactaTCGAGGGAAAAGTGGAAGTATCTCACATGATTGAATTTGTTTCCGATTACATTAAGAATGATCAACTTGGGATTATTGCAAATGCTCACCTTGTTCATGCAGATTGTGATGAAAAAG gaattttTTCAACTGAATGTATCAAACTAGCTCATATGCATTCAGACGCAGTAGATTTTCCTAAAACTGGCGAGTGTCCAACTCTTCCCAAAGAGTTAAGACCCGACCAGTACCCAGACTTCATGATGAATCCCAGAAAGCCTCAGTACAA ATCTAACAGGATCCTGGGGAAGTTGTTTCGCAAATGCCATTCACTTGATCGGGCTCAACGCTTCTCAGCGTCTGACAGTTCTGGCGCCTTCATCACACCAGATGAAGACCTTAAGGTTCGAGGATATGAAAGATATTTGGAAGACGCAGAAGCTTCTAGAAAGCACTACAATGCCAAGTTGGAAGGGCTAATGTCCTTATATGGCTTGAAAAATGAAGGGGAGGTAATAACCGGCTGCTTGTTCAGAGTAAACACCAGACTCTCAGCAAAGACGGATGAGAAATTTGAAGCTGCGCAAATGATACAAGCAAGTCTCGCGACGCTGCGAGCTAGGACTCGAGAGGCCTTTTACGATGAATTCGGTGGCGAAGAAGCAGTGATGGAAGAGTTTGAAGAAAACGGAAGTTTTGATGACGAAGTGATGATGAAAGCTTCAGCATGGTACATGGCAACTTATGACCAAGTGGATCAGCCTCAGCCATTACGGTCATCACAAAGAGATCACCAAACTGTCGATGCGAGGAATGAAATCAAGCTGATCAGCTTTCCATGGGTTGTCGATCGTATCCTCGCTGAAATCAAGGATGCCAAACAGAAAGAGAGGCAAGCTAACGGAATCCAACAAGAGCAAACTCTAAATGTAGTCGAAGACCTCATCACAGAACAGGCAGCCTACTTTTTTAAAAGTATGCAGTCTAAAATTGCGCATGACCGTCATTTACAAATTGATGGACAAAGGAAGCTGCAATCCTTAATAGCACGCCTTTCTTCAGGCTCTGTCAGAGTTCCACGCCTGTCCCTGTTTGGTGCTTCGCTGTCCGGTATCTCTGATCATAACGACGGGCGACATCGCTTTGAGATTTATCTTCATTTCAAGTGGAATGCGTCTGTCCCAGAGCAGCGTCAATACTTGCAACTTTTACAGCGATCTTTTAAGAAATTTGGTGacgtaaaaattacaagaGACGTTCTCCTTCATTTTCAACGCACTCAAG GTTTATTGAAGCAAGAGTACTATATTACAGCAGATTCCAACAAAATGCTAACAAGCGCCTACGTCAGTCTACATGTTCAACGGTGTCCGCCGCTCCTTCATCTTTTGCTAATCATAATGCATTGGGGTCGTCGTAGACAAATAAATGGCTTCCATGAGAACTTCTTCCTGACAGACGAACAACTAGCTATTATCTTCATTACATTCTGTCAAAAGTCTGGATTCATCAACAAG CTTAGTTTTGACGAGATAAAGAACTTCGCCTCCCGTTTCCTCGGGTTAGAGTCCAGTTCTCAACAGATTGAGGCAGAAGACATATGGAATCGCATGGTTCTTGAGGAAAATGATCGGCATCAAGTAAGATGTTTCAGAGATGACGTTACCCCCGGTTATGTGTTGATAAAATTCTTTGAGCACTACATCACAACATCAGACAATGACCCTCTTGACATTCGAAGAATGGCAAATCCAGTGAACAGAAGCGAGCCACTCCTCCCTCACTTGTCctcagaaaaagaaacgattGGTGTCTTTTCCGATGCAGCGCTCCATGCGTTTCATGAGATTGCGCAATGCGGTGGTCTGGACTGCCTCATTGCCTCGTTAACTACAGAAGACACGCACGAACTGACAGAGACAATGACGCTGCCCAACTCTATCCGAGGCGCACTCCGATTTGCCGAGGAATATGTTCGAGTTAAATTGTCTCAGCAGACGTCTTCACAGATAACAATACGACCTG cACCTAATGGGTACATTCTTGAGGCGAAAGGAAATTACCTCACACTGAACAATGTCCAGAAGGAGCTGGAGAAACTAGAAGCCACTTGCAAATCTTACATCTACGACCACAACGTGAGCGGTGGAACTCGCTTTCTGTTCTTGAACCAAAGAGCCGCAGAGGATCCTGTCGAATTCAAACCTTTGAACAGCCAGTTTGCAGTGAATCTGAAGTGTATATCTTATTCTACTGAAGACAAGGCAGAAACAAAATTCCTAAACACGCTTTCTCGTCAACTTGAGCTTTTCCAAAGAGAGTATTTGCCATACATACATGGTTCCTCTACATTAACGATCACGGCAGAATTTGGAAGAATTTTGGCAGAAAATATTTCGTTCGCCCGCTCAACCTTAAGAGAAGTTGAAGACATGTTTAGTGAGAATGCTGACCCAAGAAAGCAGTCAGGTAACGCTAACAGGGAAAAAAGCGCAAGACACAAATTTACACCGTTTATTGACAACGCTGGCGACTGGTCAGCGTCGTTTCCCTCAAGGAAACACATCTCAACCCAAGAATCTTTCACCTTGGGAGTAAAGGTAAGCAAGAACCAAGGCCTGACCTTTGTCTACGACAAAAATCTAACCTTATGCGACGTAGAAATCCCACCAATCAACTGGGTAGTAGCCGACATCAAAACACCACGCCCGAGGGATGCCAGATCCCATGACACTGATATCCGGATAACTGTATGTTCTGAGCGTAAACTTGAAGGAGATGAGAAGCAAGATGCAATGATGTCTGCTGATTATGAGAGGTTTAAGCCAGATATCCGGAAATCAACAAGAAGTGGTTCAGTCTTGGAACTGGTCATGGAGCAGAAGGAAATGGTTTTGTTCGTCCGCCATGATAAGACCTCAGTTTACGAAGTCCAAGACAGCAGCAACTTTTGGATCGAAGAGAGGGAAGTCAAAACGTATAAAGCCAAAGGTTCAAGGTTCCTTAGTAATCCCAGAGCCTCGTCTGAAGTGAAAATATGTGGAGTCTTTGACGGAAAAGACTCGgcaaatgccaaaaaaattgctcAGGATGTCTGGGCGGCAGCAAAAAAGCTGCAAGTACAAATTAATTACAATGTTGCAGTTAGCTCCACGTTAAAAAGGCATTGA
- the LOC141864287 gene encoding uncharacterized protein LOC141864287 isoform X2, with amino-acid sequence MPTKPDLPEFKITYALECLLSRGYKVRDRLSQKFYDLLEKASDRYKSIRDGRPVTRERICNALYRLVNLVETDRFCPLEDHLNSLLYGEQKHLTAFQFEKPNHYVYVPRLIITPTQRFLIPPELVAENRVIRDYGHESAMRIAFRDEDFSKLSSTHRDSLNEVLQERVVGLLSKYIVIGGRKFEFLACSNSQLRDHGAWLYAVDGEHRAHDIRSSLGRLDEIRCVATYVSRMGQCFSSTKEAVTIDIGEGFKDEKIQDVEVKFNNVFFKCCLKWRSGKYTFSDGIGKISLALARTVADNLDLDPIPSAYQIRFGGCKGMLAIDPRIRGGNFREILQYRESMRKFDSNHCVLEICETSKPNLLYLNRQCIILLSGLGVPDDVFIGLQDEMLRYLASILLFESVALETLRRITIPGGLKFALLSRSGIKVTQEPFFRSLLHAVYKSRLGDLLRRARIAIPETHGRLLMGVMDETGSLKYGQVFVRYSKFVSEPGKELEILQGRVVISKNPCFHPGDMRTFQAVDVEALHHLVDCVVFPATGHRPHPNEMSGSDLDGDKYFVTWLDKLVPTRRNEEAMDFTAPKKKTIEGKVEVSHMIEFVSDYIKNDQLGIIANAHLVHADCDEKGIFSTECIKLAHMHSDAVDFPKTGECPTLPKELRPDQYPDFMMNPRKPQYKSNRILGKLFRKCHSLDRAQRFSASDSSGAFITPDEDLKVRGYERYLEDAEASRKHYNAKLEGLMSLYGLKNEGEVITGCLFRVNTRLSAKTDEKFEAAQMIQASLATLRARTREAFYDEFGGEEAVMEEFEENGSFDDEVMMKASAWYMATYDQVDQPQPLRSSQRDHQTVDARNEIKLISFPWVVDRILAEIKDAKQKERQANGIQQEQTLNVVEDLITEQAAYFFKSMQSKIAHDRHLQIDGQRKLQSLIARLSSGSVRVPRLSLFGASLSGISDHNDGRHRFEIYLHFKWNASVPEQRQYLQLLQRSFKKFGDVKITRDVLLHFQRTQGLLKQEYYITADSNKMLTSAYVSLHVQRCPPLLHLLLIIMHWGRRRQINGFHENFFLTDEQLAIIFITFCQKSGFINKLSFDEIKNFASRFLGLESSSQQIEAEDIWNRMVLEENDRHQVRCFRDDVTPGYVLIKFFEHYITTSDNDPLDIRRMANPVNRSEPLLPHLSSEKETIGVFSDAALHAFHEIAQCGGLDCLIASLTTEDTHELTETMTLPNSIRGALRFAEEYVRVKLSQQTSSQITIRPAPNGYILEAKGNYLTLNNVQKELEKLEATCKSYIYDHNVSGGTRFLFLNQRAAEDPVEFKPLNSQFAVNLKCISYSTEDKAETKFLNTLSRQLELFQREYLPYIHGSSTLTITAEFGRILAENISFARSTLREVEDMFSENADPRKQSGNANREKSARHKFTPFIDNAGDWSASFPSRKHISTQESFTLGVKVSKNQGLTFVYDKNLTLCDVEIPPINWVVADIKTPRPRDARSHDTDIRITVCSERKLEGDEKQDAMMSADYERFKPDIRKSTRSGSVLELVMEQKEMVLFVRHDKTSVYEVQDSSNFWIEEREVKTYKAKGSRFLSNPRASSEVKICGVFDGKDSANAKKIAQDVWAAAKKLQVQINYNVAVSSTLKRH; translated from the exons ATGCCTACAAAGCCTGATTTGCCTGAATTTAAGATCACCTACGCATTGGAATGTCTTTTGTCGCGAGGCTATAAAGTGCGTGATCGGCTGTCGCAAAAGTTCTATGATTTGCTAGAGAAAGCCTCTGACAGATACAAATCCATCCGTGATGGAAGACCTGTTACTAGAGAGAGAATCTGTAACGCCTTGTATAGATTAGTGAACCTGGTGGAAACTGATCGATTCTGTCCCCTAGAGGACCATCTGAATAGTTTGTTGTACGGAGAACAAAAGCACCTGACGGCATTCCAATTTGAGAAGCCAAATCATTACGTCTACGTACCCCGTCTCATCATCACCCCAACACAGAGGTTTCTCATACCGCCAGAGTTGGTCGCTGAAAATCGCGTCATCCGAGATTATGGACACGAAAGTGCCATGCGCATTGCATTCCGGGACGAAGACTTTTCCAAGCTATCGTCAACCCACAGAGATAGCTTAAATGAAGTATTACAAGAACGTGTTGTTGGCCTTTTGTCAAAGTACATTGTAATCGGTGGTCGCAAGTTCGAGTTCTTAGCATGTTCCAACAGCCAGTTGCGTGACCATGGTGCCTGGTTATATGCAGTAGATGGTGAACACAGAGCCCATGACATAAGATCCTCTCTGGGAAGATTGGATGAAATAAGATGCGTGGCTACTTATGTATCACGAATGGGGCAATGTTTTTCCTCTACAAAGGAAGCTGTCACTATCGACATTGGAGAAGGATTTAAGGACGAAAAAATACAAGATGTTGAAGTGAAGTTCAACAACGTGTTCTTCAAATGCTGTCTAAAATGGAGATCTGGGAAGTACACTTTTAGCGATGGCATTGGAAAAATAAGCCTCGCGTTGGCAAGAACA GTCGCAGACAACCTCGATCTGGATCCCATTCCATCAGCATATCAGATTCGTTTCGGCGGCTGTAAGGGAATGTTAGCAATAGACCCGCGTATTCGAGGTGGAAATTTTCGAGAAATTCTGCAATACCGTGAAAGTATGAGAAAGTTTGACTCAAATCACTGTGTGCTGGAAATCTGTGAAACAAGCAAACCAA ACCTGTTGTACCTAAACCGTCAGTGCATTATCCTCTTGAGCGGTCTAGGAGTCCCTGATGACGTCTTCATTGGTTTACAAGATGAAATGCTCCGTTACCTTGCTTCAATATTGCTGTTTGAGTCTGTAGCTTTAGAGACCCTTCGACGTATTACTATCCCTGGAGGGTTGAAATTTGCTCTCTTGTCACGCAGTGGTATAAAAGTCACACAAGAACCGTTTTTTCGTTCGTTGCTCCATGCTGTTTACAAAAGTCGATTGGGGGACCTGTTGAGAAGAGCTCGTATTGCTATCCCAGAGACTCATGGGCGATTGCTGATGGGTGTTATGGATGAAACTGGATCTCTGAAGTACGGACAGGTTTTTGTTCGCTACTCAAAATTTGTCAGTGAACCAGGAAAAGAGTTAGAAATACTTCAGGGCCGAGTAGTCATTAGCAAGAATCCATGCTTTCACCCAG GGGACATGCGCACTTTTCAAGCAGTTGACGTGGAAGCCTTGCATCACTTAGTCGATTGCGTCGTGTTTCCCGCCACAGGTCATCGGCCGCATCCTAATGAAATGTCGGGCTCAGACCTCGACGGtgacaaatattttgtaacaTGGCTCGATAAACTAGTCCCAACAAGAAGGAATGAAGAAGCAATGGATTTCACTGctccaaagaagaaaactaTCGAGGGAAAAGTGGAAGTATCTCACATGATTGAATTTGTTTCCGATTACATTAAGAATGATCAACTTGGGATTATTGCAAATGCTCACCTTGTTCATGCAGATTGTGATGAAAAAG gaattttTTCAACTGAATGTATCAAACTAGCTCATATGCATTCAGACGCAGTAGATTTTCCTAAAACTGGCGAGTGTCCAACTCTTCCCAAAGAGTTAAGACCCGACCAGTACCCAGACTTCATGATGAATCCCAGAAAGCCTCAGTACAA ATCTAACAGGATCCTGGGGAAGTTGTTTCGCAAATGCCATTCACTTGATCGGGCTCAACGCTTCTCAGCGTCTGACAGTTCTGGCGCCTTCATCACACCAGATGAAGACCTTAAGGTTCGAGGATATGAAAGATATTTGGAAGACGCAGAAGCTTCTAGAAAGCACTACAATGCCAAGTTGGAAGGGCTAATGTCCTTATATGGCTTGAAAAATGAAGGGGAGGTAATAACCGGCTGCTTGTTCAGAGTAAACACCAGACTCTCAGCAAAGACGGATGAGAAATTTGAAGCTGCGCAAATGATACAAGCAAGTCTCGCGACGCTGCGAGCTAGGACTCGAGAGGCCTTTTACGATGAATTCGGTGGCGAAGAAGCAGTGATGGAAGAGTTTGAAGAAAACGGAAGTTTTGATGACGAAGTGATGATGAAAGCTTCAGCATGGTACATGGCAACTTATGACCAAGTGGATCAGCCTCAGCCATTACGGTCATCACAAAGAGATCACCAAACTGTCGATGCGAGGAATGAAATCAAGCTGATCAGCTTTCCATGGGTTGTCGATCGTATCCTCGCTGAAATCAAGGATGCCAAACAGAAAGAGAGGCAAGCTAACGGAATCCAACAAGAGCAAACTCTAAATGTAGTCGAAGACCTCATCACAGAACAGGCAGCCTACTTTTTTAAAAGTATGCAGTCTAAAATTGCGCATGACCGTCATTTACAAATTGATGGACAAAGGAAGCTGCAATCCTTAATAGCACGCCTTTCTTCAGGCTCTGTCAGAGTTCCACGCCTGTCCCTGTTTGGTGCTTCGCTGTCCGGTATCTCTGATCATAACGACGGGCGACATCGCTTTGAGATTTATCTTCATTTCAAGTGGAATGCGTCTGTCCCAGAGCAGCGTCAATACTTGCAACTTTTACAGCGATCTTTTAAGAAATTTGGTGacgtaaaaattacaagaGACGTTCTCCTTCATTTTCAACGCACTCAAG GTTTATTGAAGCAAGAGTACTATATTACAGCAGATTCCAACAAAATGCTAACAAGCGCCTACGTCAGTCTACATGTTCAACGGTGTCCGCCGCTCCTTCATCTTTTGCTAATCATAATGCATTGGGGTCGTCGTAGACAAATAAATGGCTTCCATGAGAACTTCTTCCTGACAGACGAACAACTAGCTATTATCTTCATTACATTCTGTCAAAAGTCTGGATTCATCAACAAG CTTAGTTTTGACGAGATAAAGAACTTCGCCTCCCGTTTCCTCGGGTTAGAGTCCAGTTCTCAACAGATTGAGGCAGAAGACATATGGAATCGCATGGTTCTTGAGGAAAATGATCGGCATCAAGTAAGATGTTTCAGAGATGACGTTACCCCCGGTTATGTGTTGATAAAATTCTTTGAGCACTACATCACAACATCAGACAATGACCCTCTTGACATTCGAAGAATGGCAAATCCAGTGAACAGAAGCGAGCCACTCCTCCCTCACTTGTCctcagaaaaagaaacgattGGTGTCTTTTCCGATGCAGCGCTCCATGCGTTTCATGAGATTGCGCAATGCGGTGGTCTGGACTGCCTCATTGCCTCGTTAACTACAGAAGACACGCACGAACTGACAGAGACAATGACGCTGCCCAACTCTATCCGAGGCGCACTCCGATTTGCCGAGGAATATGTTCGAGTTAAATTGTCTCAGCAGACGTCTTCACAGATAACAATACGACCTG cACCTAATGGGTACATTCTTGAGGCGAAAGGAAATTACCTCACACTGAACAATGTCCAGAAGGAGCTGGAGAAACTAGAAGCCACTTGCAAATCTTACATCTACGACCACAACGTGAGCGGTGGAACTCGCTTTCTGTTCTTGAACCAAAGAGCCGCAGAGGATCCTGTCGAATTCAAACCTTTGAACAGCCAGTTTGCAGTGAATCTGAAGTGTATATCTTATTCTACTGAAGACAAGGCAGAAACAAAATTCCTAAACACGCTTTCTCGTCAACTTGAGCTTTTCCAAAGAGAGTATTTGCCATACATACATGGTTCCTCTACATTAACGATCACGGCAGAATTTGGAAGAATTTTGGCAGAAAATATTTCGTTCGCCCGCTCAACCTTAAGAGAAGTTGAAGACATGTTTAGTGAGAATGCTGACCCAAGAAAGCAGTCAGGTAACGCTAACAGGGAAAAAAGCGCAAGACACAAATTTACACCGTTTATTGACAACGCTGGCGACTGGTCAGCGTCGTTTCCCTCAAGGAAACACATCTCAACCCAAGAATCTTTCACCTTGGGAGTAAAGGTAAGCAAGAACCAAGGCCTGACCTTTGTCTACGACAAAAATCTAACCTTATGCGACGTAGAAATCCCACCAATCAACTGGGTAGTAGCCGACATCAAAACACCACGCCCGAGGGATGCCAGATCCCATGACACTGATATCCGGATAACTGTATGTTCTGAGCGTAAACTTGAAGGAGATGAGAAGCAAGATGCAATGATGTCTGCTGATTATGAGAGGTTTAAGCCAGATATCCGGAAATCAACAAGAAGTGGTTCAGTCTTGGAACTGGTCATGGAGCAGAAGGAAATGGTTTTGTTCGTCCGCCATGATAAGACCTCAGTTTACGAAGTCCAAGACAGCAGCAACTTTTGGATCGAAGAGAGGGAAGTCAAAACGTATAAAGCCAAAGGTTCAAGGTTCCTTAGTAATCCCAGAGCCTCGTCTGAAGTGAAAATATGTGGAGTCTTTGACGGAAAAGACTCGgcaaatgccaaaaaaattgctcAGGATGTCTGGGCGGCAGCAAAAAAGCTGCAAGTACAAATTAATTACAATGTTGCAGTTAGCTCCACGTTAAAAAGGCATTGA